The Aedes albopictus strain Foshan chromosome 2, AalbF5, whole genome shotgun sequence region CTATTTCTGTTTGTAAATAGGTATTTAGGTAAGGAGCACATTCATAAACGCGGGATctttaattttggaagaaaacgCTAGATAATTAAAGAGCAtaataaacaatacaaaaacctaGGATGCCGTCCCGGCCCGGCCCCGTCGTGATGGCATTCCCGCTGCCGCCTCCCGCCCGGAACTCTGTCTACCtgcctcctctctctctctctagctCGCGTCGTTGCTCAGTGAGGTGAATCTGTTGCCTACCTGCAGGGGCTGCGCCGACGGAAGATCCGACGCCCGAACCCGGCCACCGTGTTTCACCTCCTCGAAGGTGGAATCCTTCTTGCCCCGCGCCGCCGACGGATCCGCCGGTTGTTCCGCGCCCAGCGTCGGGAAGAATTCCTCGTTCTTTAGATCCGGCGCTACGCCCTTCTTCTTCAGCCGCAGATTCTTCATCGCCGGCGTCACGTACACACTGGATCCGGgccgttgctgttgttgttgctgctgctgctgtttctccGCCGAATCCGCACCTCCCGATTCAACATTCCGCCACGCTCCGGACTTGGCATTTCCCGTGCCGGCTTCGCCACCCTCTCCTTCACCATCTCCAGCGGAACCACCATCTTTGCCACCAGTCTCCTCGCCACCTTCCTGTTCCGAGATGGTCAACTGAGCCAGCTTCAGCCCGCTGTAGTCCTTTCGCTCCTCCTCGAACTCCTTCCACTCCTCATCCGCCTTTTCCACCTTCTTCTGCTGCTCTCCGGCAGCCCCGTCACTAGCCgcggccgccgccgccgacgacgggGTCACCTTTCTCGCTTTTGACTCGGCAGCTTTCCGTGCGGCTTCCTCGATCGATTTGGCCAGCTCCTCCGGGGTGGCGAACTTCTTCGCTTTCGACTTCTTGCGGTCCTTTTTCGCGAAAAAATCGTCCAAATCGGCCATTGTGCAGAGCGAAACGAAACGAACGAACAACGTGGTACAAATGCCAACCAGCAGCAGCAAATTACAAGAGTTTCTTCCTCTCGGGTCGCACTCGCGAACTACTGACTGACGgatggatttttattttttttctcctcgCGCTGCTGCGGGTAAAAAGATTGACGTTTTGGCCGCGCAAAGTGACGGGAAAAAGTTGACGTCTGTCATCTCGATACACGCTCAGTGCGAACGGCGCAGACGCGTTGGGTAAAAACTGCCGCAGCGGCAGAAGTACGCAGCCAAAATGGGAAAGTCGCACAGTGATACGAAACTGGTTTCAACTGTGGCCAAAATTATATTTACTATCCGTGCAGttaaaaatcgga contains the following coding sequences:
- the LOC109428627 gene encoding protein CDV3 homolog, whose product is MADLDDFFAKKDRKKSKAKKFATPEELAKSIEEAARKAAESKARKVTPSSAAAAAASDGAAGEQQKKVEKADEEWKEFEEERKDYSGLKLAQLTISEQEGGEETGGKDGGSAGDGEGEGGEAGTGNAKSGAWRNVESGGADSAEKQQQQQQQQQRPGSSVYVTPAMKNLRLKKKGVAPDLKNEEFFPTLGAEQPADPSAARGKKDSTFEEVKHGGRVRASDLPSAQPLQVGNRFTSLSNDAS